One Mycolicibacterium sarraceniae genomic window carries:
- the ramB gene encoding acetate metabolism transcriptional regulator RamB, whose protein sequence is MAKTFVGSRIRQLRTERGFSQAALAQMLDISPSYLNQIEHDVRPLTVAVLLRITEVFGVDATFFASQDDTRLVAELREVTMDRDLDLDVDMTEMADIVNTHPAVARAIVNLHRRYRITTAQLAAATEDRFADGSGSGAITMPHEEVRDYFYQRQNYLHELDTAAEDLTIRMRMHRAELPRELSDRLTMVHGVHIIRRVDLGDTVLHRYDPTTRTLEISNHLSSGQQVFKMANELAYLEFGDLIDRLVHEGKFTSEESRTLARLGLANYFAAATVLPYGQFHHMAEDFRYDVERLSAFYQVSYETICHRLSTLQRPSMRGVPFSFVRVDKAGNMSKRQSATGFHFSSAGGTCPLWNVYETFANPGKILVQIAQMPDGRNYMWVARTVERRASRYGQPVKTFAIGLGCEARHASRLVYSTGLDLSSDSAIPIGAGCRVCERDNCPQRAFPALGRALDLDEHRSTVSPYLVKES, encoded by the coding sequence GTGGCCAAGACGTTCGTCGGCTCCCGAATACGACAGCTGCGCACCGAACGCGGATTCAGCCAGGCCGCACTGGCCCAGATGCTGGACATCTCACCCAGCTACCTCAACCAGATCGAGCATGACGTCCGTCCGCTGACCGTCGCGGTGCTGCTGCGCATCACCGAGGTGTTCGGGGTCGACGCCACCTTCTTCGCGTCCCAGGACGACACCCGGCTGGTGGCCGAACTGCGCGAAGTCACGATGGACCGCGACCTCGATCTCGACGTCGACATGACCGAGATGGCCGATATCGTCAACACCCACCCCGCCGTCGCGCGCGCGATCGTCAACCTGCACCGCCGCTATCGCATCACCACCGCTCAGCTGGCGGCCGCGACCGAAGACCGGTTCGCTGATGGCAGCGGAAGCGGCGCGATCACGATGCCGCACGAGGAAGTCCGCGACTACTTCTACCAACGCCAGAACTATCTGCACGAACTCGACACGGCCGCCGAGGATCTCACCATCCGGATGCGTATGCACCGTGCCGAGTTGCCGCGCGAGCTATCCGACCGGCTCACCATGGTGCACGGCGTGCACATCATCCGCCGCGTCGATCTCGGCGACACCGTGCTGCACCGCTACGACCCGACGACCCGCACGCTGGAGATCAGCAACCACCTGTCGTCGGGGCAGCAGGTCTTCAAGATGGCAAACGAGCTGGCGTATTTGGAGTTCGGCGACCTGATCGACCGGCTGGTGCACGAGGGCAAGTTCACCAGCGAGGAATCCCGGACGCTCGCCCGACTCGGGCTGGCCAACTACTTCGCCGCCGCCACCGTGCTGCCCTACGGTCAGTTTCACCACATGGCCGAGGACTTCCGCTACGACGTCGAACGGCTCTCGGCCTTCTATCAGGTCAGCTACGAGACCATCTGCCACCGGCTGTCGACGCTGCAGCGGCCCTCGATGCGCGGCGTCCCGTTCTCCTTCGTCCGCGTGGACAAGGCCGGCAACATGTCGAAACGCCAGTCCGCCACCGGTTTTCACTTCTCCTCCGCCGGCGGCACCTGCCCGTTGTGGAATGTCTACGAGACGTTCGCCAACCCGGGAAAGATCCTGGTACAGATCGCGCAGATGCCCGACGGGCGGAACTACATGTGGGTGGCGCGAACCGTCGAACGGCGGGCGTCCCGATACGGCCAGCCGGTCAAGACGTTCGCAATCGGCCTCGGTTGCGAGGCTCGCCACGCCAGCCGGCTGGTCTACTCGACGGGTCTGGATCTGTCTTCGGACAGCGCGATCCCGATCGGCGCCGGCTGCCGAGTGTGTGAACGGGACAACTGCCCGCAGCGCGCCTTCCCGGCTTTGGGCCGGGCGCTGGATCTCGACGAGCACCGCAGCACGGTGTCGCCCTATTTGGTCAAGGAGTCTTGA
- the adh gene encoding aldehyde dehydrogenase — protein sequence MTVYARPGSGSAMAFQSRYENFIGGEWVAPLGGLYFENPTPVTGEVFCEVARSTDADIDLALDAAHAAASGWGKTAPAERAVILNKIADRIEANLESIALAESWDNGKPIRETLNADIPLAVDHFRYFAAAIRAQEGALSQIDEDTVAYHFHEPLGVVGQIIPWNFPILMAVWKLAPALAAGNAVVLKPAEQTPASVLYLMSLIADLLPAGVLNVVNGFGVEAGKPLASSNRIAKIAFTGETTTGRLIMQYASQNLIPVTLELGGKSPNIFFSDVMAANDDYQDKALEGFTMFALNQGEVCTCPSRSLIQADIYDEFLAMAAIRTKAVRQGDPLDTETMIGAQASNDQLEKILSYIEIGKSEGARVVTGGERADLGGDLGGGYYVQPTIFTGHNAMRIFQEEIFGPVVAVTSFTDYAEAIGIANDTLYGLGAGVWSRDGNTAYRAGRDIKAGRVWTNCYHQYPAHAAFGGYKQSGIGRENHKMMLDHYQQTKNLLVSYSNKAQGFF from the coding sequence ATGACTGTTTACGCCCGCCCCGGCTCGGGCTCGGCCATGGCCTTCCAGTCCCGCTATGAGAATTTCATTGGTGGTGAGTGGGTTGCGCCGCTGGGTGGTTTGTATTTCGAGAATCCGACGCCGGTGACGGGTGAGGTGTTTTGTGAGGTGGCGCGGTCGACGGATGCCGATATCGATCTGGCGTTGGATGCTGCGCATGCTGCCGCGTCGGGGTGGGGGAAGACCGCGCCTGCTGAACGCGCGGTGATCCTGAACAAGATTGCCGATCGTATCGAGGCGAATCTGGAGTCGATCGCGCTGGCTGAGTCCTGGGATAACGGTAAGCCGATTCGGGAAACCCTGAATGCGGATATTCCGTTGGCAGTGGACCACTTTCGCTATTTCGCCGCTGCGATTCGCGCCCAGGAGGGCGCGCTGAGCCAGATCGACGAGGACACCGTCGCCTATCATTTCCATGAGCCGCTCGGTGTGGTCGGCCAGATCATCCCGTGGAACTTCCCGATCCTGATGGCGGTGTGGAAACTGGCGCCGGCGTTGGCGGCTGGTAATGCGGTGGTGCTCAAGCCTGCCGAGCAGACTCCGGCGTCGGTGCTGTATTTGATGTCGTTGATCGCTGATCTGTTGCCCGCTGGTGTTCTCAACGTGGTCAATGGGTTTGGTGTGGAGGCCGGTAAGCCGTTGGCGTCATCGAACCGGATCGCCAAGATCGCGTTCACCGGGGAGACCACTACCGGCCGGCTGATCATGCAGTACGCCTCCCAGAACCTGATCCCGGTCACCCTGGAGTTGGGCGGCAAGAGTCCCAACATTTTCTTCTCCGATGTGATGGCCGCCAATGACGACTACCAGGACAAAGCGTTGGAGGGGTTCACGATGTTCGCTCTCAACCAGGGCGAAGTCTGCACCTGCCCGTCCCGGTCGCTAATTCAGGCCGATATCTATGACGAGTTTTTAGCGATGGCCGCCATCCGCACGAAGGCTGTGCGCCAGGGTGATCCGTTGGACACCGAGACCATGATCGGCGCGCAGGCCTCCAATGATCAGCTGGAAAAGATTTTGTCCTACATTGAGATCGGCAAGAGCGAAGGCGCGCGGGTCGTCACCGGTGGTGAACGCGCCGACCTGGGCGGGGACCTGGGCGGCGGGTATTACGTGCAGCCGACGATCTTCACCGGCCACAACGCGATGCGGATCTTCCAGGAAGAGATCTTCGGGCCCGTCGTCGCGGTCACCTCGTTCACCGATTACGCCGAGGCCATCGGTATCGCCAACGACACGTTGTACGGGCTGGGTGCCGGGGTGTGGAGTCGTGACGGCAACACCGCCTACCGTGCTGGCCGCGATATCAAAGCCGGCCGCGTCTGGACGAATTGCTACCACCAGTACCCGGCGCATGCGGCGTTCGGCGGCTACAAACAATCCGGTATCGGCCGGGAAAACCACAAGATGATGCTGGATCACTACCAGCAGACCAAGAACCTGCTCGTCTCCTACTCGAACAAGGCGCAGGGGTTCTTCTAG
- a CDS encoding putative holin, with protein MIPLPRAWLLTSALLVGTATGLIAAVAATVLVKTPVRPDLVVGLVVAVPSVIGMLLILFSRRRWITTAGAFILAMAPGWLGALVLVQVVSSG; from the coding sequence GTGATACCCCTGCCTCGGGCATGGCTGCTCACAAGCGCGTTGCTGGTCGGGACCGCGACCGGGCTGATCGCGGCCGTCGCGGCCACCGTGCTGGTCAAGACGCCGGTTCGCCCCGATCTCGTCGTGGGCTTGGTGGTGGCTGTTCCCAGTGTGATCGGAATGCTGCTCATCCTGTTCTCCAGGCGGCGTTGGATCACGACGGCGGGGGCGTTCATCCTGGCGATGGCGCCGGGTTGGTTGGGGGCATTGGTTCTGGTTCAGGTGGTGTCCAGTGGCTGA
- a CDS encoding DUF779 domain-containing protein: MSAEVPARALITAAAAELLHRLQERHGPVMFHQSGGCCDGSSPMCYPDGEFIVGDRDVLLGFLEGAPVWISGSQFQTWKHTQLVIDVVPGRGGGFSLETPEGMRFLSRGRVFTDAENELLASTLPLTGTDYERGARPPERAGLVVAEAADACAIPVRHAGVVQP, from the coding sequence GTGAGTGCGGAGGTACCGGCGCGGGCATTGATCACCGCGGCGGCCGCCGAACTCCTGCATCGCCTGCAGGAACGGCACGGCCCGGTGATGTTCCACCAGTCCGGCGGCTGCTGCGACGGATCGTCTCCGATGTGCTACCCCGACGGGGAGTTCATCGTCGGTGATCGTGATGTGCTGCTCGGGTTTCTCGAGGGCGCTCCGGTGTGGATCTCGGGCTCGCAGTTCCAGACGTGGAAACACACCCAGCTGGTGATCGACGTCGTTCCCGGTCGCGGTGGTGGTTTCAGCCTGGAAACACCCGAAGGCATGCGGTTCCTGAGCCGGGGCCGCGTCTTCACCGACGCCGAGAATGAGTTGCTGGCCAGCACGTTGCCGCTGACCGGCACCGACTACGAGCGTGGTGCGCGGCCACCCGAACGGGCCGGTCTGGTGGTCGCCGAGGCTGCCGACGCCTGTGCAATCCCTGTTCGGCACGCCGGAGTCGTTCAGCCGTAG
- a CDS encoding 2,3-butanediol dehydrogenase has protein sequence MRAAVYYGPNKIEIDDVAEPQATPGTVKLKVGFNGICGTDLHEYYAGPIFVPTAPHPLTHQQLPLTIGHEFSGTITAVGDGVTGWAVGDRVAVEPIYKCDHCAPCLAGNYNVCQQIGFHGLMSDGGMAEYTVVPTSMLHKLPDNVSLELGALVEPMSVAYHAATLGDVRPGDTAMVFGAGPIGIGLWFALRGKGLDDVFVVEPSPTRRAAIEALGAATLDPAALDVPGFIAEHTAGDGADAVFDAAGVTPAVATALACVGSRKPMVSVAIYEKPLETPLLNLVMNESRIQGSLCYTGADFEAVIALMAKGAYDTTGWVTTIPIDDVIDEGFEALHAGTKMKVLVDPNGES, from the coding sequence ATGAGAGCAGCTGTCTATTACGGACCCAACAAGATCGAGATCGATGATGTCGCCGAACCGCAGGCCACCCCGGGGACGGTCAAGCTCAAGGTGGGCTTCAACGGCATCTGCGGTACCGACCTGCACGAGTACTACGCCGGGCCGATCTTCGTCCCCACCGCGCCGCACCCGCTTACTCATCAACAGCTGCCGCTGACAATCGGTCACGAATTCTCCGGGACCATCACCGCCGTGGGCGACGGCGTCACCGGATGGGCGGTGGGAGACCGCGTCGCCGTCGAACCGATCTACAAATGCGACCACTGCGCACCGTGCCTGGCTGGCAACTACAACGTGTGCCAACAGATCGGCTTCCACGGCCTGATGTCCGACGGCGGCATGGCCGAGTACACGGTGGTGCCGACTTCCATGCTGCACAAGCTGCCCGACAACGTCTCACTCGAGCTCGGGGCCCTCGTCGAACCGATGTCGGTGGCCTACCACGCCGCCACGCTCGGCGACGTCCGTCCCGGCGACACCGCCATGGTCTTCGGTGCCGGGCCGATCGGGATCGGTCTGTGGTTCGCGTTGCGCGGCAAGGGACTTGACGACGTTTTCGTCGTTGAACCGTCCCCGACCCGGCGCGCGGCCATCGAGGCGCTCGGCGCCGCGACGCTGGACCCTGCCGCGCTCGACGTCCCCGGCTTCATCGCCGAGCACACCGCCGGCGACGGCGCCGATGCGGTGTTCGACGCTGCCGGTGTCACCCCGGCTGTTGCGACGGCGCTGGCCTGCGTGGGTTCACGCAAGCCGATGGTCAGCGTGGCGATCTATGAAAAGCCCTTGGAAACACCGCTTCTCAATCTGGTTATGAACGAGAGTCGCATCCAGGGGTCATTGTGCTACACGGGTGCAGACTTCGAGGCCGTCATCGCCCTGATGGCCAAGGGTGCCTACGACACCACCGGGTGGGTCACTACGATACCCATCGACGACGTGATCGACGAGGGCTTCGAGGCGCTGCACGCCGGCACGAAGATGAAAGTTCTGGTCGACCCGAACGGCGAATCATGA
- a CDS encoding acyl-[acyl-carrier-protein] thioesterase yields the protein MTTPERIATSGLSKVLMPVPDPHPDVFDRQWPLRVGDIDRVGRLRLDAACRHIQDIGQDQLREMGQEETHPLWIVRRTMVDLIRPIEFQETLRMRRWCSGTSNRWCEMRVRIDGVRGRGLIESEAFWININRETQGPARISDDFLAGLKRTTSEGRLRWKSYLSAGSRHDATEIRDFPIRVSDIDLFDHVNNSVYWKVVEEFLAPHPELLEAPLRIAIEHDAPVALGDKLEILLHVYPPGSTDKFGPDLADRTVRTLTYVVGEEIKALAAIFPL from the coding sequence ATGACTACACCTGAGCGCATCGCCACCAGCGGACTGAGCAAAGTGCTGATGCCCGTCCCCGATCCGCATCCCGATGTATTCGACCGGCAATGGCCGCTGCGCGTCGGTGATATCGACCGCGTGGGCCGGCTGCGGCTCGACGCGGCGTGCCGCCATATCCAGGACATCGGCCAGGACCAGCTGCGCGAAATGGGCCAGGAGGAAACACATCCGCTGTGGATCGTCCGGCGCACGATGGTCGACCTGATCCGCCCCATCGAATTCCAGGAAACGCTGCGGATGCGGCGCTGGTGTTCGGGTACCTCGAATCGTTGGTGCGAGATGCGGGTCCGCATAGATGGGGTGCGCGGTCGCGGCCTCATCGAATCCGAAGCCTTCTGGATCAACATCAACCGGGAGACGCAGGGACCGGCCCGGATTTCCGATGACTTCCTGGCTGGTCTGAAGCGCACGACCAGCGAGGGCAGGCTGCGCTGGAAGTCCTATCTGAGCGCCGGCTCGCGCCACGACGCCACCGAAATCCGCGACTTCCCGATCCGGGTGAGCGATATCGATCTGTTCGACCACGTCAACAATTCGGTCTACTGGAAGGTTGTCGAGGAGTTCCTGGCACCCCATCCCGAGTTGTTGGAGGCCCCGCTGCGCATCGCCATCGAGCACGATGCGCCGGTGGCTCTCGGTGACAAGCTGGAAATTCTGCTGCACGTCTACCCGCCGGGCTCCACCGACAAGTTCGGACCGGACCTGGCCGATCGCACTGTTAGAACGCTCACATACGTCGTCGGCGAGGAGATCAAAGCCCTCGCCGCGATCTTCCCGCTCTGA
- a CDS encoding carboxymuconolactone decarboxylase family protein yields the protein MAQRIPPGGRRELGLLNWGIARAGARSIRAPQMNLFNVLGQHKLLFLSFLPYSGVLLNWGKLPKRDKELVILRVGHLRNSEYELQQHRRLAKSRGLDSALQDKIFAGPTAEGLTDRQRALLTGVDEFVLNRDISDNTFADLSAHLSREQVIEFCALAGHYDTIAAILTTLRVPMDFPD from the coding sequence ATGGCCCAACGCATTCCACCCGGCGGCCGACGCGAACTCGGGTTGCTCAACTGGGGTATCGCTCGCGCGGGTGCGCGCTCGATTCGCGCCCCACAGATGAACCTGTTCAATGTCCTGGGTCAGCACAAGCTGCTGTTTCTGTCGTTCCTGCCGTATTCGGGCGTGCTGCTGAACTGGGGCAAGCTGCCCAAACGCGATAAGGAGCTGGTGATCCTGCGGGTGGGTCATCTGCGCAACTCGGAGTACGAGTTGCAGCAGCACCGCAGGCTGGCCAAGTCCCGGGGTCTGGATTCTGCGTTGCAGGACAAGATCTTTGCCGGCCCCACGGCCGAGGGGCTGACCGACCGTCAGCGTGCCCTCCTCACCGGGGTCGACGAGTTCGTGCTCAACCGGGACATCAGCGATAACACGTTCGCCGATCTGTCGGCACACCTGTCTCGCGAACAGGTGATCGAATTCTGCGCCCTGGCAGGGCATTACGACACCATTGCCGCCATCCTGACCACACTGCGCGTCCCGATGGACTTCCCCGACTAA
- the aceA gene encoding isocitrate lyase yields the protein MSTVGQPQTAEAIQQDWDTNPRWKGLTRTYTPADVVALQGSVVEEATLARRGAEVLWNQLHEMEFVNSLGALTGNMAVQQVRAGLKAIYLSGWQVAGDANLSGHTYPDQSLYPANSVPQVVRRINNALLRADQIAKVEGDTSVENWLAPIVADGEAGFGGALNVYELQKAMIAAGVAGSHWEDQLASEKKCGHLGGKVLIPTQQHIRTLTSARLAADVADVPTVVIARTDAEAATLITSDVDERDQPFITGERTKEGFYRVKNGLEPCIARAKSYAPYSDLIWMETGTPDLDLARRFAEGVKSEFPDQMLAYNCSPSFNWRKHLDDSTIARFQKELGAMGFKFQFITLAGFHALNYSMFDLAYGYARNQMTAYVELQEREFAAEERGYTATKHQREVGAGYFDRIATTVDPTSSTTALAGSTEEGQFH from the coding sequence ATGTCCACCGTTGGCCAGCCGCAGACCGCAGAAGCAATCCAGCAGGACTGGGACACCAATCCCCGCTGGAAGGGCTTGACCCGTACCTACACCCCGGCCGACGTTGTCGCGCTGCAGGGCAGCGTCGTCGAGGAGGCCACCCTGGCCCGCCGCGGCGCCGAGGTGCTCTGGAACCAGCTGCACGAGATGGAGTTCGTGAACTCGCTGGGCGCGCTGACCGGCAACATGGCCGTCCAGCAGGTCCGCGCCGGCCTGAAGGCCATCTACCTGTCGGGTTGGCAGGTCGCCGGTGACGCGAACCTGTCCGGCCACACCTACCCCGACCAGAGCCTCTACCCGGCCAACTCAGTGCCCCAGGTCGTACGCCGCATCAACAACGCGCTGCTGCGCGCCGACCAGATCGCCAAGGTCGAGGGTGACACCTCGGTGGAAAACTGGCTGGCCCCGATCGTCGCCGACGGTGAGGCCGGTTTCGGTGGCGCGCTCAACGTCTACGAGCTGCAGAAAGCAATGATCGCCGCTGGTGTCGCGGGCTCGCACTGGGAAGACCAGCTGGCCTCGGAGAAAAAGTGTGGCCACCTCGGCGGCAAGGTTCTGATCCCGACCCAGCAGCACATCCGCACCCTGACCTCGGCGCGTCTCGCGGCCGACGTCGCCGACGTACCGACCGTCGTCATCGCCCGCACCGACGCCGAGGCCGCGACGCTCATCACCTCCGATGTCGACGAGCGCGACCAGCCGTTCATCACCGGTGAGCGGACCAAGGAAGGCTTCTACCGGGTGAAGAACGGCCTGGAGCCGTGCATCGCGCGTGCCAAGTCCTACGCGCCCTACTCCGACCTGATCTGGATGGAGACCGGCACCCCGGACCTGGACCTGGCCCGCCGCTTCGCCGAGGGCGTCAAGAGCGAGTTCCCCGACCAAATGCTGGCCTACAACTGCTCGCCGTCGTTCAACTGGCGCAAGCACCTGGACGATTCGACCATCGCCCGGTTCCAGAAGGAGCTCGGCGCCATGGGCTTCAAGTTCCAGTTCATCACTCTGGCTGGCTTCCACGCCCTCAACTACTCGATGTTCGATCTGGCCTACGGCTACGCCCGCAACCAGATGACCGCCTATGTCGAGCTGCAGGAGCGCGAGTTCGCCGCCGAAGAGCGTGGCTACACCGCCACCAAGCACCAGCGCGAGGTCGGCGCCGGCTATTTCGACCGGATCGCCACCACTGTGGACCCGACGAGCTCGACGACGGCTCTCGCGGGCTCGACCGAAGAGGGCCAATTCCACTGA
- a CDS encoding GAF domain-containing protein: MQGLSVPEPAVAVGEDPRTYARLMSAVYDATMSGHRAPARPRDVIGDSWRRMMSAGVDPERRARPVVESGGLETLRRASGLMTVLDEISRGLESIVADGANILVVADSQGRVLWRSGSPAVLGNADRLGFIEGAHWAEGEVGTNAIGTALVSNRAVQVFSAEHFMRTHHSWTCAGAPIRDPRTGHVIGVVDVSGPAATVHPTTVALVDAVARLAESNLREQHDRTLNRLRMVAAPILARIGKPALAVDSEGWVAAVDSLPPHNRILLPDGIAPGRAWIPTFGVCDVDVLPGGWLVRPTDDDDAPDPTRVTLDLSAAGAPALDMAGQFGRWCHDISLRHAEILLILARDPRGRSAPELAADLYGDRTRVVTVRAELSRLRKQFVGLLAAQPYRFVGGVEVTVRYPADRSMVLPSSISPAVRAVRNTESNS; this comes from the coding sequence ATGCAAGGTCTGTCTGTGCCTGAACCCGCCGTCGCCGTCGGGGAGGATCCACGCACGTACGCGCGGCTGATGTCGGCTGTCTATGACGCGACGATGTCCGGCCACCGGGCACCGGCCCGGCCGCGGGACGTAATCGGCGATTCCTGGCGGCGGATGATGTCTGCCGGTGTCGACCCAGAACGCCGCGCGCGTCCGGTGGTGGAATCCGGCGGTCTGGAGACGCTGCGGCGGGCATCGGGACTGATGACCGTGCTCGACGAGATCTCCCGCGGGCTGGAATCGATCGTCGCCGACGGCGCCAACATTCTCGTCGTTGCGGACTCCCAGGGGCGGGTGCTGTGGCGCTCCGGCTCGCCGGCGGTGCTGGGCAACGCCGACCGCCTCGGGTTCATCGAGGGTGCGCACTGGGCCGAAGGCGAGGTCGGCACCAACGCGATCGGTACCGCCCTGGTGTCCAACCGTGCCGTCCAGGTGTTCTCGGCCGAGCACTTCATGCGCACCCACCACTCCTGGACCTGCGCTGGTGCCCCCATCCGCGACCCGCGTACCGGGCACGTGATCGGCGTCGTCGATGTATCCGGCCCCGCCGCGACGGTGCATCCGACGACGGTGGCTCTGGTCGACGCGGTCGCCCGGCTCGCCGAATCGAACCTGCGGGAACAACATGACCGCACCTTGAACCGGTTGCGCATGGTCGCAGCTCCGATCCTGGCCCGCATCGGCAAGCCCGCTCTCGCGGTCGATTCCGAGGGCTGGGTGGCGGCCGTCGACTCGCTGCCGCCGCACAACCGCATCCTGTTGCCGGACGGTATCGCGCCGGGCCGGGCCTGGATCCCCACCTTCGGCGTCTGCGACGTCGACGTGCTTCCCGGTGGCTGGCTGGTCCGGCCCACCGATGACGACGACGCACCTGACCCGACGCGGGTGACGCTCGACCTCAGCGCCGCGGGCGCACCCGCGTTGGACATGGCGGGGCAGTTCGGACGGTGGTGCCACGACATCTCGCTGCGCCACGCCGAGATCCTGCTGATTCTGGCGCGGGATCCGCGCGGACGATCCGCCCCCGAACTGGCCGCCGATCTGTACGGCGACCGCACCCGAGTGGTCACCGTTCGGGCCGAATTGTCCCGTCTGCGTAAGCAGTTCGTGGGTCTGCTTGCCGCTCAGCCGTATCGTTTCGTCGGCGGTGTCGAGGTGACCGTGCGCTATCCCGCAGACCGGTCGATGGTGCTGCCGTCGTCGATTTCACCAGCGGTTCGCGCTGTTCGTAACACCGAAAGTAACTCTTAG
- the lpdA gene encoding dihydrolipoyl dehydrogenase has product MTHYDVVVLGAGPGGYVAAIRAAQLGLSTAIIEPKYWGGVCLNVGCIPSKALLRNAELAHIFTKEAKTFGISGEATFDYGAAFDRSRKVADGRVAGVHFLMKKNKITEIHGYGTFTGPNSLEVNLNEGGTEKVEFDNAIIATGSSTRLVPGTSLSENVVTYEKQILSRELPGSIIIAGAGAIGMEFAYVLKNYGVDVTMVEFLPRALPNEDAEVSKEIEKQYKKLGVKILTGTKVESIDDDGSQVTVTVSKDGKTEELKADKVLQAIGFGPNVEGFGLDKAGVALTDRKAIGIDDYMRTNVPHIYAIGDVTGKLQLAHVAEAMGVVAAETIAGAETLALGDYRMMPRATFCQPQVASFGLTEEQARDEGYDVVVAKFPFTANGKAHGLADPTGFVKLIADKKHLELIGGHLIGPDVSELLPELTLAQKWDLTATELARNVHTHPTLSEALQECFHGLTGHMINF; this is encoded by the coding sequence GTGACTCACTATGACGTCGTCGTTCTCGGAGCAGGTCCTGGCGGGTACGTCGCGGCGATCCGCGCCGCGCAGCTCGGACTGAGCACCGCCATCATCGAACCCAAATATTGGGGCGGAGTCTGCCTCAATGTCGGCTGTATCCCGTCGAAAGCGTTGCTGCGCAACGCCGAGCTGGCCCACATCTTCACCAAGGAAGCCAAGACCTTCGGCATCAGCGGCGAGGCCACCTTCGATTACGGAGCGGCCTTCGACCGCAGCCGCAAGGTCGCCGACGGCCGGGTGGCCGGCGTGCACTTCCTGATGAAGAAGAACAAGATCACTGAGATTCACGGCTACGGGACGTTCACCGGTCCCAACAGCCTCGAGGTCAACCTCAATGAGGGTGGCACCGAAAAGGTCGAATTCGACAACGCCATCATCGCCACGGGCAGCAGCACCCGATTGGTGCCGGGTACTTCGCTGAGCGAGAACGTCGTCACCTACGAAAAGCAGATCCTGTCCCGGGAGCTGCCGGGCTCGATCATCATCGCCGGCGCGGGCGCGATCGGCATGGAGTTCGCCTACGTCCTGAAGAACTACGGCGTCGACGTCACCATGGTCGAATTCCTGCCTCGCGCGTTGCCGAACGAGGACGCCGAGGTCTCCAAGGAGATCGAGAAGCAGTACAAGAAGCTCGGCGTGAAGATCCTCACCGGCACCAAGGTCGAATCCATTGACGATGACGGCTCGCAGGTCACCGTGACGGTGAGCAAGGACGGCAAGACCGAGGAACTCAAGGCCGATAAGGTGTTGCAGGCCATCGGTTTTGGCCCCAACGTCGAAGGCTTCGGACTCGACAAGGCCGGTGTGGCGCTGACCGACCGCAAGGCCATCGGCATCGACGACTACATGCGCACCAACGTGCCGCACATCTACGCCATCGGCGACGTCACCGGCAAGCTTCAGCTTGCACACGTCGCCGAGGCGATGGGCGTGGTTGCCGCCGAGACCATCGCGGGAGCTGAGACCCTGGCCCTCGGTGACTACCGGATGATGCCGCGGGCGACGTTCTGCCAGCCGCAGGTGGCCAGCTTCGGCCTGACCGAGGAACAGGCCCGCGACGAAGGCTATGACGTCGTCGTCGCCAAGTTCCCGTTCACCGCCAACGGCAAGGCGCACGGCTTGGCCGACCCGACCGGCTTCGTGAAGCTGATCGCCGACAAGAAGCACCTCGAACTTATCGGCGGACACCTGATCGGACCGGATGTCTCCGAACTCCTGCCCGAGCTGACCCTGGCTCAGAAGTGGGATCTGACGGCCACCGAACTTGCCCGCAATGTGCACACCCATCCGACGCTGTCGGAAGCACTCCAAGAATGCTTCCACGGTCTCACCGGCCACATGATCAACTTTTGA